From a single Rosa rugosa chromosome 7, drRosRugo1.1, whole genome shotgun sequence genomic region:
- the LOC133720490 gene encoding uncharacterized protein LOC133720490, with the protein MDKPNFPEKQTTATTTTWTTWEELLLACAVHRYGTQSWDSVAAQLRKRSSNLHHLTPQICKHKFHDLRRRFNHHNDAVCDGDDAASSPIPWLDQLRQQRLDELRREVQRSDVSIVSLQSKVERLKEVREKSDLDKSGEEQEIKHKSVEPENTSPENVAEKEVSERNDGRSFDESNTTDPKPEVPETGVDAAEKDAEPVEPAAGEIGAVEKSSNPVVVEDSCNGSSDSVVKEAPVAESEKANSGELRESVAESKGTKESRSSSEVQSSASLSRKLGPELKPREPVEPDQEDQSPAMNQIPVESQPLVDFLGILRSHKAATFFERRLQSQDTSIYTNMIRQHTDFELVQTRLNGGWYSSCKIKFFRDILLICKNAIVFFGKRAPEYTAACELQLLVLKEMARKDRNQDPSPKQETHMPSKEETLTPPALPLKPETESSESLLAKSKLSIPLTACRKRSSIKARASTSSSAPDIKKEQKTTLLCDVKPAISWKQKEDSSDEVEEQLPVTKKRRKERVGSNSRNNSNKNSRSRSDTKKEKNPDANANANVGSSTRAMISNENSESIAEMDKKSSSNTSGKRQSAEKFLSRMKRSSGSNNKSEILKIPENDSKGAAEQRKNGNIKGNAQKTAEQRKNGNGKGSAQKEVAEQKKGGNGKGNAQKEQASRRGSGGRQAAKEQGSPTKRSVGRPSKRAAETTRAAPAKRRRY; encoded by the exons ATGGATAAGCCCAATTTTCCGGAGAAACAAACCACCGCAACCACAACAACATGGACGACGTGGGAGGAGCTCCTCCTCGCCTGCGCCGTCCACCGCTACGGCACTCAGAGCTGGGACTCCGTCGCCGCCCAGCTCCGCAAGCGCAGTTCCAACCTCCACCACCTCACTCCTCAGATATGCAAACACAAGTTCCACGACCTCCGACGCCGCTTCAACCACCACAACGACGCCGTTTGCGACGGCGACGACGCAGCATCCTCTCCTATTCCATGGCTCGATCAGTTGCGACAACAACGCCTCGATGAACTCCGGCGCGAGGTTCAACGCTCCGACGTCTCCATCGT GTCTCTGCAATCGAAGGTGGAGAGATTGAAAGAAGTGCGCGAAAAATCGGATCTGGATAAGAGCGGAGAGGAACAAGAGATCAAACACAAATCCGTCGAGCCGGAAAACACCTCGCCGGAAAATGTCGCCGAGAAAGAGGTTTCCGAGCGTAATGATGGCCGGTCTTTCGACGAGTCCAACACCACAGATCCGAAGCCTGAGGTTCCCGAAACCGGAGTCGACGCGGCTGAGAAAGACGCGGAACCGGTCGAACCGGCCGCCGGGGAGATCGGAGCGGTCGAGAAGTCGAGTAACCCGGTGGTGGTGGAGGACTCGTGTAATGGGAGTTCCGATTCGGTGGTGAAGGAAGCGCCGGTTGCTGAGTCGGAGAAGGCGAACTCGGGCGAGTTGAGGGAATCGGTGGCGGAGTCGAAGGGGACGAAGGAGAGTCGGAGTAGCAGTGAGGTTCAGAGCTCGGCGAGTTTGTCGAGAAAATTAGGGCCGGAACTGAAGCCGAGGGAACCGGTCGAACCGGACCAGGAGGACCAATCTCCCGCCATGAATCAGATCCCCGTGGAATCTCAGCCGTTGGTTGATTTCCTCGGGATTCTCCGATCTCACAAGGCCGCTACGTTTTTCGAGCGCCGGCTCCAGTCCCAg GACACATCCATTTATACCAACATGATTCGGCAACATACAGATTTTGAATTGGTGCAAACCAGACTTAATGGAGGTTGGTACTCAAGCTGCAAGATCAAATTTTTTAGAGATATCTTGCTTATTTGTAAGAATGCCATAGTCTTCTTCGGGAAAAGGGCTCCAGAATACACGGCTGCCTGTGAGCTTCAATTACTTGTTTTAAAGGAGATGGCTCGTAAGGATCGTAATCAAGATCCATCACCTAAACAAGAAACTCATATGCCATCTAAAGAAGAAACGCTGACACCACCAGCTCTACCATTGAAGCCTGAAACTGAATCATCGGAGTCGTTGctagcaaaatcaaaactatCAATTCCATTGACTGCTTGTCGCAAGCGCAGCTCAATAAAGGCCAGAGCATCCACCTCTTCTTCAGCACCAGACATAAAAAAAGAGCAAAAGACTACATTATTGTGTGATGTCAAACCAGCTATAAGTTGGAAGCAAAAAGAAGATTCCTCGGATGAAGTTGAGGAGCAACTTCCTGTcacaaagaagagaagaaaagaaagagttgGGAGCAATTCAAGAAACAACTCGAACAAAAATAGCAGGAGCCGAAGTGATACTAAGAAGGAGAAGAATCCAGATGCCAATGCCAATGCAAATGTTGGTTCTTCAACCAGAGCAATGATTAGTAATGAGAATTCAGAGTCCATAGCCGAGATGGATAAGAAGAGCAGTAGTAATACAAGTGGGAAAAGGCAAAGTGCAGAAAAATTCTTGAGTAGAATGAAGAGGAGTTCTGGATCCAACAACAAATCAGAGATATTGAAAATTCCTGAGAATGATAGCAAAGGTGCAGCAGAGCAGAGAAAGAACGGAAACATCAAAGGGAATGCACAGAAAACAGCAGAGCAGAGAAAAAATGGAAATGGCAAAGGGAGTGCACAGAAAGAAGTAGCAGAGCAGAAGAAAGGTGGAAATGGAAAAGGAAATGCGCAGAAAGAACAAGCTTCACGTAGAGGTTCTGGTGGGAGACAGGCTGCGAAAGAGCAAGGAAGCCCCACGAAAAGGAGCGTGGGACGGCCCTCAAAGAGGGCAGCGGAAACAACGAGAGCTGCTCCAGCTAAACGGCGTAGATACTAG
- the LOC133720908 gene encoding protein EMSY-LIKE 1-like isoform X1 produces MDYGVSDSTGTDDDLPPSPQYRIPRGGQFAGIERSAVGSISFARKYTDMEAQIHHLEQEAYCAVLRAFKAQSDAITWEKEGLITELRKELRVSDDEHRELLGRVNSDDIISKIREWRTAGGHQAARFSASQPVYDLVSSPTVSASRKKQKTSQSQQGQPFPGLSSMKSMQYPSTGPSLSRQLTSRSTTGPLAITEPAVAATYDLIGKKVWMRWPADNSFYEALITDYNPNDGRHALIYDKNTANETFEWVNFKEISREDIRWEGEELGPSHQGNHGSGQGRRVKKSTNHGGVGPVSGRGRGHIKPQSKKQLLPSQNGIGNKLPDDLELLNTDSLVKEVERVFNASNPDPFELEKARKMLKDHEQALVDAIERLAYASDGESDGEHAFMHG; encoded by the exons ATGGACTATGGTGTCTCCGACAGCACTG GTACTGATGATGATCTTCCTCCATCTCCTCAATACAGAATTCCAAGAGGGGGTCAATTTGCTGGAATTGAAAGATCTGCAGTAGGTTCTATCTCATTCGCTAGGAAGTATACTGACATGGAGGCCCAAATTCATCACCTAGAGCAAGAAGCATACTGTGCAGTCCTGCGTGCTTTCAAAGCTCAGTCTGATGCGATTACTTGG GAGAAGGAAGGTTTGATTACAGAACTTAGGAAAGAGCTGAGAGTATCCGATGATGAACACAGAGAGCTTCTTGGCAGGGTTAACTCTGATGATATCATCAGTAAGATAAG AGAGTGGAGAACGGCAGGTGGGCATCAAGCTGCGAGATTCAGTGCATCCCAGCCTGTTTATGACCTTGTATCCAGTCCTACTGTTTCAGCATCTCGAAAGAAACAGAAAACATCCCAATCG caGCAGGGTCAGCCATTCCCTGGTTTATCCTCAATGAAGTCTATGCAGTACCCTTCTACAGGACCTTCGTTGAGTAGGCAGCTCACTAGCCGCAGTACTACTGGTCCCCTTGCCATAACTGAACCTGCTGTAGCAGCAACATATGATTTAATTGGAAAAAAAGTGTGGATGAGATGGCCTGCAGACAACAGCTTCTATGAAGCCCTTATAACAGACTACAACCCTAATGAT GGTCGACATGCTTTGATCTACGATAAAAATACAGCAAATGAGACATTTGAATGGGTAAATTTCAAAGAG ATTTCTCGTGAGGATATCCGTTGGGAAGGTGAGGAACTGGGGCCATCTCATCAAGGGAACCATGGCAGCGGACAAGGACGTAGGGTTAAGAAATCTACGAACCATGGTGGTGTTGGTCCAGTTTCTGGGAGAGGTCGAGGACATATAAAGCCTCAATCAAAGAAACAACTTCTTCCTTCACAAAATGGCATAGGAAATAAGTTGCCAGATGATCTAGAATTATTGAATACTGATTCTCTGGTAAAGGAG gtggagagagttttcaaTGCAAGTAATCCGGACCCCTTTGAGCTTGAAAAGGCAAGGAAAATGCTGAAA GATCACGAACAGGCACTTGTTGATGCCATTGAAAGGCTTGCATATGCATCGGATGGTGAAAGTG ATGGAGAGCATGCATTTATGCATGGTTGA
- the LOC133720908 gene encoding protein EMSY-LIKE 1-like isoform X2, whose amino-acid sequence MDYGVSDSTGTDDDLPPSPQYRIPRGGQFAGIERSAVGSISFARKYTDMEAQIHHLEQEAYCAVLRAFKAQSDAITWEKEGLITELRKELRVSDDEHRELLGRVNSDDIISKIREWRTAGGHQAARFSASQPVYDLVSSPTVSASRKKQKTSQSQQGQPFPGLSSMKSMQYPSTGPSLSRQLTSRSTTGPLAITEPAVAATYDLIGKKVWMRWPADNSFYEALITDYNPNDGRHALIYDKNTANETFEWVNFKEISREDIRWEGEELGPSHQGNHGSGQGRRVKKSTNHGGVGPVSGRGRGHIKPQSKKQLLPSQNGIGNKLPDDLELLNTDSLVKEVERVFNASNPDPFELEKARKMLKDHEQALVDAIERLAYASDGESACHTLHI is encoded by the exons ATGGACTATGGTGTCTCCGACAGCACTG GTACTGATGATGATCTTCCTCCATCTCCTCAATACAGAATTCCAAGAGGGGGTCAATTTGCTGGAATTGAAAGATCTGCAGTAGGTTCTATCTCATTCGCTAGGAAGTATACTGACATGGAGGCCCAAATTCATCACCTAGAGCAAGAAGCATACTGTGCAGTCCTGCGTGCTTTCAAAGCTCAGTCTGATGCGATTACTTGG GAGAAGGAAGGTTTGATTACAGAACTTAGGAAAGAGCTGAGAGTATCCGATGATGAACACAGAGAGCTTCTTGGCAGGGTTAACTCTGATGATATCATCAGTAAGATAAG AGAGTGGAGAACGGCAGGTGGGCATCAAGCTGCGAGATTCAGTGCATCCCAGCCTGTTTATGACCTTGTATCCAGTCCTACTGTTTCAGCATCTCGAAAGAAACAGAAAACATCCCAATCG caGCAGGGTCAGCCATTCCCTGGTTTATCCTCAATGAAGTCTATGCAGTACCCTTCTACAGGACCTTCGTTGAGTAGGCAGCTCACTAGCCGCAGTACTACTGGTCCCCTTGCCATAACTGAACCTGCTGTAGCAGCAACATATGATTTAATTGGAAAAAAAGTGTGGATGAGATGGCCTGCAGACAACAGCTTCTATGAAGCCCTTATAACAGACTACAACCCTAATGAT GGTCGACATGCTTTGATCTACGATAAAAATACAGCAAATGAGACATTTGAATGGGTAAATTTCAAAGAG ATTTCTCGTGAGGATATCCGTTGGGAAGGTGAGGAACTGGGGCCATCTCATCAAGGGAACCATGGCAGCGGACAAGGACGTAGGGTTAAGAAATCTACGAACCATGGTGGTGTTGGTCCAGTTTCTGGGAGAGGTCGAGGACATATAAAGCCTCAATCAAAGAAACAACTTCTTCCTTCACAAAATGGCATAGGAAATAAGTTGCCAGATGATCTAGAATTATTGAATACTGATTCTCTGGTAAAGGAG gtggagagagttttcaaTGCAAGTAATCCGGACCCCTTTGAGCTTGAAAAGGCAAGGAAAATGCTGAAA GATCACGAACAGGCACTTGTTGATGCCATTGAAAGGCTTGCATATGCATCGGATGGTGAAAGTG CCTGTCACACACTGCACATTTGA